Proteins from one Nicotiana tabacum cultivar K326 chromosome 23, ASM71507v2, whole genome shotgun sequence genomic window:
- the LOC107763960 gene encoding secretory carrier-associated membrane protein 3 — translation MGSRYDTNPFAEEEEVNPFADGGGKSRQSKFSGGAFYTTSTASVPPATNSRLLPLPHEPADFYGGDAPIDIPLDSAADLKKKEKELQAKENELRRREQELRRKEEAAARAGIVIEAKNWPPFFPIIHHDIANEIPVHLQRLQYVAFTTLLGLFACLLWNIIATTTAWIKEGDVKIWFLSIIYFISGVPGAYVLWYRPLYRAFRTEGAMKFAWFFLFYLLHIAFCIFAAVAPPVVFRGKSLTGILPAVDLIGKQVLVGVFYFIGFGLFCLESVLSIWVIQQVYMYFRGSGKAAEMKREAARGALRAAI, via the exons ATGGGTAGCCGTTATGATACCAATCCTtttgctgaagaagaagaagttaacCCCTTTGCT GATGGAGGAGGAAAATCAAGGCAATCAAAATTTAGTGGTGGCGCGTTTTATACCACA AGTACTGCGAGTGTTCCTCCAGCGACAAACTCAAGACTTTTACCCCTTCCGCATGAACCTGCTGATTTCTATGGTGGTGATGCTCCTATTGATATTCCTCTTGATAGTGCTGCG GacttgaaaaagaaagagaaggaacTCCAGGCTAAGGAGAATGAATTGCGAAGGAGGGAACAG GAATTAAGGCGAAAAGAAGAGGCTGCTGCAAGAG CTGGCATTGTTATTGAGGCAAAAAATTGGCCTCCATTCTTCCCAATTATCCATCACGACATTGCAAATGAAATACCTGTTCATTTGCAAAGGCTGCAATATGTCGCATTTACTACATTGTTGG GACTTTTTGCATGCCTTTTATGGAACATCATAGCTACCACTACAGCATGGATTAAAGAAGGAG ATGTAAAGATTTGGTTCCTTTCTATTATTTACTTCATATCGGGGGTTCCAGGAGCCTATGTACTGTGGTATCGTCCTCTTTATCGTGCTTTCAG AACTGAGGGTGCCATGAAGTTTGCATGGTTTTTCTTGTTTTACTTG CTTCACATTGCATTCTGCATCTTTGCTGCTGTTGCCCCTCCAGTAGTTTTCAGAGGAAAATCACTTAC AGGCATTCTACCTGCGGTAGATCTCATCGGCAAACAAGTACTTGTTGGG GTTTTCTATTTCATCGGTTTTGGTCTATTTTGTCTTGAATCAGTACTGAGCATCTGGGTTATTCAG CAAGTATACATGTATTTCCGAGGAAGTGGTAAAGCTGCAGAGATGAAGCGCGAAGCTGCTAGAGGGGCCTTGAGAGCAGCAATATAA